In the genome of Streptomyces sp. P3, the window CCCGCAGACCACGGCGAGGACGGTCGCCGTGCCGGCGCCGTGGGCGAGGTCGAGTCCGGCGATCAGCGCGTCGCGTTCGTCGGGGCTGGAGGCGGCGGCGAGCCGGCCGGCCAGCACCAGCACGGCGTAGGTCACGAGCAGCACCCAGGCGGCGGCGACCGCGCGGGAAGTGGAGAGGCGGTTGTCCTCGCCGATCACCGGGGCGAGCGCACCGCCGCGCGCCCGGTGGAACCAGGAGGCCGCGGTGAGCGCGCAGGCGGCGGCGATCGCTGCGAGGAGTCCGGCGGTGCGGGCGGCGGTCCAGCCCGTACCGACGGCGGTCAGGGCCTGGATCAGCAGCAGCGCGACGACCGCCGTCCACACGGTGACCGTGGTGCGCAGCCACAGACGGCCCAGCCAGGCCTCGCCCTCGGCGCGCCCGCGTTCGGCGACGAACTCCGCGGACTGCGTCAGCTCCTCGGAGACCCACTGGCGGGAGGCGGAGACGGAGTGGGCGACGGCGGCCGGCAGGCCCTGTCCTGCCGCGAACCCGTCGCGTTTCAGCAGGAACGCGGCGACCGCGCGCCGGTGTCCCTCGCGCGCCCCGTGCGGGCAGTCCCCGCAGGTGCAGCCGCCGTCGTGCGCGCCCGCTCCCGCTCCGGGGCTCGCGCCCTGTCTCGCCTCCTGCACCGCCACGTCCGACGCCCGCCTTCTCCGCGACCCGATCGGATGGCGGTCCCCGAGGGACCCTCAGCGGGCCGGGCCGCCACCCTGTGAACAACTCCCCTGTGATGCCGTCGAATTGTGCCCTACGGCACACCCTCTGTGTCCGCCAGGTCTGGTCAGCGGGGGTGAAGCGCGAAGGGCAGTGTTGACCCGGCTGCGAGAATTTCCGTATGGCCGAGATCATCCAGCGTGACGGGACCTGGGCCTTCGACGGCGCGACGGTCCGGATCACGCCGGGGCTGCACCGCTCCGTGCCGCTGTTCCGGCAGACGTACGGGGAGATCGCCGTGCCTCTGGAGGCGGTCGCCGGGATCGTCTACGAGCCCGAACGCAGACGCGGGCGGCTGCGGATGCGGCTGCGCGAGGGAGCGGATCCGCTGCTGCAGGCGACCGGCGGACGGCTGCCCGACGCGGCCGACCCCTACCGGCTCACCGTGGACGTGGACCGTTGCGGGGTCGCCGAGTACCTCGCCGAGGAGATCCGGCACGCGCTGCTGCTGGACCAGGTGCCGGGCGAGCCGACCGCGGCCTACCTCCTGCCGGGCCCGCCGGTCCCGGTCTCCGTGCGGTCCTCCGACGGCGTCGTGTCCTTCGACGGCGTCCAGGTGCGCGTCGACTGGGCGGAGACCTCGGACCGGGTGAAACGGGCGACCGGGCCCCGGGTGCTCGACGTCGTAGACGTGGTGCGGGTCGAGTGGCTGCCCAACTCCGGTTTCGAGGACGGTTTCCTGCGCTTCGTGACCCGCGAGACGGTGCACGCGAAGCTGCCGGCCGAGAAGGACCCGTACGCCCTCGCCCTGTGGGGCAACGTGAGCCGCGACCTGCTGACGGCGCTGGTCGCGACGGCGGTCACCGCGCGGCTGCCGCACCCCTCCGCACGCGCGCACCCGGAGCCCGACGACCACGACGGGGCCGGGCCCGGACGCGCGCACGGGCCGGGGGGCACGGACCGCGGAAGGCGGCCCACCGCGTCTGTCCCGGCGCCGGCCGACCATCACGACGTACTGCTGCGCCGGCTGCGCGAGTTGGGCGCGCTGCACCGGGACGGTGTGCTGACCGACGAGGAGTTCGCGCGGACGAAGGCCGTGGTGCTGCAGGGCTTCTGAGCACCGGGCGGGCTCCGGGTCAGCTCAGCAGGTCGGGCTGGCTGCGGCTGATCTCCTGCCACAGCGGCTGGTAGTTGATCCACGCCACCAGGTCGCCGCCGAGCTGTTCCCGGGTCGCCACCGCCGCCCGGTGGTCGATCAGGACGGGCCGGCCGGCCGCCTTCGCGGTCAACTGGACCTGGCTGGAGCGTTCCATCGACAGGAACCACCAGGCGGCGGCGTCGACGGAGTCGCCGACCGTCAGCAGTCCGTGGTTGCGCAGCACCAGCGCCTTGCGGGAGCCGAGCGCGGCCGCGATGCGCCGGCCCTCCTCCGCGTCGACGGCGACCCCGGAGTAGGCGTCGTAGAGGGCGTGGTCCTCGTAGAACGCGCAGCTCTCCTGGGTGATGGGGTCGAGCAGTTCACCGAGGGCCGCGAGGGCGCGGCCGTGCACGGAGTGACAGTGCGCGACGGCCACGACGTCGGGCCGGGCCGCGTGCACCTGGGCGTGCACGGTGAAGGCGGCCTGGTTGACGTGGTAGCCGCCCTCGACGACCTGCCCGTCCTGGTTGGTCAGCACCAGATCACTGACCGTGACGTGCTGGAAGGGCATCCCGAAGGGGTTGACCCAGAAGCAGTCGTCGAACTCGGGGTCGCGGGCGGTGATGTGCCCGGAGACGCCGTCCTCGAAGCCGAGCCGTCCGAAGAGGCGCACCGCGCCCGCCAGCCGTTCCTTGCGGTGCAGGCGCTCGTCCTCCACCGAGTCGTGCATGGGCGGCATCGCGAACCGCAGCCGGTCGGTGGGCAGGGGGGCAGGCGGCGTGGGCCCGTGCATCGGTCCTCCAGCACTGGGTTGCTTTACGACGCGGAAGTTACCGTCGGTCAGCGCAAAAGGGCAGAGCCGTTATACAAAGATGACGATTTCCGTCACCTTCGGTGCACGTCTTGAGCATCTCCGACCGGCACCCGGAACCGCGCGAAACACCGACACAGGATGTCGGGTATCGGGGTCACACTCGCCGTATGACCGAGATCCCCAAGACGGCGAACTGGGCGGCCTTCGCCGCGGCCGAACCGGAGCTGGCGAAGGTCGCCGAGGAACGCTTCGCGGCCTTCACGCACCATGTCCTCGCGACGCTCCGCAAGGACGGCTCGCCCCGCACCAGCGGCCTCGAGGTCCGTTTCACCGGCGGTGAGCTGTGGCTCGGCATGATGCCAAACTCGCTCAAGGCACGGGACCTGCACCGCGACCCCCGCTTCAACCTCCAGGCCAACCCGGGCGAGGGGACGGGGCTGGGCGGTGGCGACGTCCGGATCGCCGGCCGGGCGGTCGAGGTGGACGACCCGAAGACCAAAGGGGCGTACGTCAAAGAGGTGGAACCGCCGGAGCCGTTCCACCTCTTCCGCACCGAGCTGACGGAGGTCGTGCGCACCTCCATCGAGGACGACACCTATCTGGTCACCCAGGTCTGGAAGCCCGGAGAGCCGGTGCGCACTCTCAAGCGGACCTGAATCCCGTGAAGGGGGTCACTCCCATTCGATGGTGCCCGGCGGCTTCGAGGTGATGTCGACGACGACGCGGTTGACGTCGCTGACCTCGTTGGTGATCCGGGTGGAGATCTTCGCCAGGACGTCGTACGGCAGCCGCGACCAGTCGGCCGTCATGGCGTCCTCGGAGGAGACCGGACGCAGGACGATCGGGTGGCCGTAGGTGCGGCCGTCGCCCTGGACGCCGACGCTGCGGACGTCCGCGAGGAGGACCACCGGGCACTGCCAGATGTCCCGGTCGAGACCGGCGGCCGTCAGCTCCTCACGGGCGATGGCGTCGGCGTCCCGCAGCAGGTCCAGGCGCTCCTTGGTGACCTCGCCGACGATCCGGATGCCGAGGCCGGGGCCCGGGAACGGCTGGCGCTGGACGATCTCCTCCGGCAGGCCGAGCTCCTGGCCGACCATGCGGACCTCGTCCTTGAACAGCTTGCGCAGCGGCTCGATCAGCTGGAACTCGAGGTCCTCCGGCAGACCGCCCACGTTGTGGTGGGACTTGATGTTCGCGGTGCCGGTGCCGC includes:
- a CDS encoding DUF4429 domain-containing protein is translated as MAEIIQRDGTWAFDGATVRITPGLHRSVPLFRQTYGEIAVPLEAVAGIVYEPERRRGRLRMRLREGADPLLQATGGRLPDAADPYRLTVDVDRCGVAEYLAEEIRHALLLDQVPGEPTAAYLLPGPPVPVSVRSSDGVVSFDGVQVRVDWAETSDRVKRATGPRVLDVVDVVRVEWLPNSGFEDGFLRFVTRETVHAKLPAEKDPYALALWGNVSRDLLTALVATAVTARLPHPSARAHPEPDDHDGAGPGRAHGPGGTDRGRRPTASVPAPADHHDVLLRRLRELGALHRDGVLTDEEFARTKAVVLQGF
- a CDS encoding class II aldolase/adducin family protein codes for the protein MHGPTPPAPLPTDRLRFAMPPMHDSVEDERLHRKERLAGAVRLFGRLGFEDGVSGHITARDPEFDDCFWVNPFGMPFQHVTVSDLVLTNQDGQVVEGGYHVNQAAFTVHAQVHAARPDVVAVAHCHSVHGRALAALGELLDPITQESCAFYEDHALYDAYSGVAVDAEEGRRIAAALGSRKALVLRNHGLLTVGDSVDAAAWWFLSMERSSQVQLTAKAAGRPVLIDHRAAVATREQLGGDLVAWINYQPLWQEISRSQPDLLS
- a CDS encoding pyridoxamine 5'-phosphate oxidase family protein: MTEIPKTANWAAFAAAEPELAKVAEERFAAFTHHVLATLRKDGSPRTSGLEVRFTGGELWLGMMPNSLKARDLHRDPRFNLQANPGEGTGLGGGDVRIAGRAVEVDDPKTKGAYVKEVEPPEPFHLFRTELTEVVRTSIEDDTYLVTQVWKPGEPVRTLKRT